From Candidatus Flexicrinis proximus:
GACACGGGTACCGCCAGCGCGGGCGACTCCCTCTTCGTCAAAGGAAATCGGAACGGGCTCGGCGCGAATATGAAATGTCATATGTCCCTCAGTCCTACGCGTTACATGCATTATAATACGCAGGTTCATTTCTCCATCACTGGAATTCGCTCTTATGACGAAAACGCTTCTCCCGCGCGCGCTGGCGCTGGTCGGGATGCCGGGGTCCGGCAAAAGCAGCTGCGCGCTGTATCTGGAACAACAGGGATTCTTTCAATTCCGCTTTGGCGGCATCGTACAGGGGGAAGTCGAGCGGCGGGGCTGGGCGGTGAACCCGGAAAACGAGCGCATTGTCCGCGAGGAACTGCGCGCGACGCACGGGATGGCCGCGATGGCCGTCCTCGCCATGCCCCGGCTGCAAGCGGCGCTGGCCGAACACCCGCACATCGTGATCGACGGCCTCTACAGCTGGAGCGAATATAAGCTGCTGCAAGAAGAACTTGGCGCGGAACTGATCGTCGTTGCCATCACCTGTACTCGCAGTATCCGCTATGCGCGCCTCGCCAAACGCCGCGACCGGCCCCTCACCCGCGAGGAAGCCATCTCCCGCGATTGGTCGGAGATCGAAAAACTCGAAAAAGGCGGCCCGATTGCGATTGCAGACTATTCCCTCAGCAACGACGGCACGACCGACGAACTGATCGCGCAGCTCGTAACCCTGCTTTCGAGCCTGACCTTCACGCCGTAGGGTGCGGCGTTTTGCGGCCGGGGATTGCGACTTGAACTCTTAGGCGTGGTTCAACGTATAAGAGACGAAGCGAAAGGAATCCTCAATGGCCCGCACACCAAAGTCCCCCTCGTCCGTGGAAATCGAACGGCTGATCGCGCAGATGATCGCGCGGCTCTCGCTGCGCGGATAACGCGCCTGCTTTGGGGTTCCACCCCAAACCCCGGCAGGAGGCATGGCCTCCTGCACCTCCTACAGCGAATTGAACGGGCATGCCCGTTCAATTCGCCAGTGAGGGAGTCAAGAGGGCGTGTCGCCCTCTTGCGGTGGTGTGGAGGCAGCGCCTCCGCATTTAACGTATAACAGCGCTATGGCGGTGGCAGCACGCCGCGCGTGACGAGGCTGGTCATCGGCATGCCAAAATTGTCGATGATGGTGGTCGCCGTCGGCGCAGAATACTTGAGCGCGAGCCTGACCTTCACGACTGTCGCGGCACGCGAAGGAGTCAGATCGGCAACGGCCCCGCCACCGCCGACGAGTGTGAACAACTTGCGCTTTAGAACTTCGGTCGTGCCGTCAGCATAATACAGTGTGAGCGTGATGGAAAGCGGTTCGCCGCTGGCCGTGGTGGTGTATTGGAACTGCGGCGAGAATTTTGAATCCTCGTCAACCGGAAACGGCGCGAACGGCGTCTTCGTCTGCTGTAGCTTGCTGTTTTCGCCCGTGCCGCCGACGAACTTGAAGGATCGAGCGCCGCTAAGTACCTCTCCGCCGGTGGTGGTGATTCCGTCGCCGCTGGCATTCTTGAGTGCCCAGCCCTGCAGCGGATCGACCGCCTCGAAATTGTGGTTGTCGATCATGTTGGGGAATGAGACGATGCGCGTGCGGACCTTATAGCGTGACGGCCAGGGCATGTTTTCGAGCACATAGGTACTGACGCGGATCATCCATTCGCCGGTCTCGAGGCCGACCGAGGGGATGATGCCCGCGCCGAGAACGCCGGTGGGCGTGCTGCATGCTTCCTCTGCGGCCTGCGTGTAAGTCCCGACCGGGTAAACCGTCAGCATCGCATAGTGCGCGGCGCCGCTCGGGTAGTTGAGCAGCGTGCCTTCGCCGCTGATACGCAGGACGGTATTGTAGGGGACGGTGACGCGGAACCAGGCGTTGTAATCGACGGCCGACGGGTTGCACGAGGGTGGCTCGGCGTCTTTGAAGTTGTTGACACCGTATTCGAGACCGGACAGCCGCACTGTGCCGTTCAGCTTAACATCAATCGGATTGTCGGGGTGCCTGCCCTTCGGGCGCAGGTTGGCGGGCACAGAGATGCTGAAATCGAGATTGAGGGTTTTGGCGCCGGGCGCGGACAGGCTGCCGATGCTGACGAAATACTGCCCGGCTGTCGTGACCGGAAAGTCGAGCACGGCCTGACCGGTCCCGTCATCCTCGCAGTCGATATTGACGAGGCTGGCGAAGTTTGGCGCGCCGGTCGTTTGCCAGACCGAAACAACGGTGTCGTAATTCGAAACGGAGGTGTCCACGATGAGCGTGACGCCAGCGGGCGCGGACAGCGAATACCAGATGCTGCTGTTGCTGGGCGTACCCGCGCACGGGTGTGCCGGTTCGCCGCTTTCGAGTGTGGCCTCGCCGGCGTTGAACAGCGTTTCGCCATAAGGCGCGGCGATCGACAAGCGGTTGGCAAAATTATCATGGGACGGTGGAACGCGGGGCGCGGACTGCGCAGCGGCAGAAAGACACGGCAAAACAGCAATCACGACAAACGCACAGAACCTAAGGGTTTGGCGAGCGGCGGCCATTTCAGCATCTCCGGCTATTGTGTTTGCTTCATTCAACGCGGAATCCGGGATTCGCGCAACCGGCGCTGGCGCGCGTCATGCGCCTTCTTTGGGGTTCCACCCCCAAACCCCGGCAGGAGGCTCAGCCTCCTGCACCTCCTACGGCGCATTGGACGGGCCTCCCCGTCCAATGCGCAAGTGAGGGAGTCAAGAGGGCGTGTCGCCCTCTTGCGGTGGTGTGGAGGCAGCGCCTCCACCTGCTGTATCGCGGTTCTTCCACACTCTACTTCGCCGGCGGCAGTGGCAGCGGCAGGGCGGCGGACGCCTCGCGGCTGACAAAGCCCTCCAAAGTCAACGCGGCGTTATCCAGTTCGAAAGTTCCAGTCGTACCTTTGAACTTGATGGCAAGCTTGATGCTCTTGAGCGACTTCTTCAACAGCGTCGTAAGTACCGTGTGGCTGCCAGTGAAAGTCTTCAGGCTTCGTTTGTCAATCACGATCGTGCCGTCGGTATAGGCGTACTTGAGCGAAATACTGAAGGGTTGACCCAATTGTGGGGTGGACGATACCATGGTGAATTTCGCGAGAATACTATCGTCCACGGGCAGCGCCGGCGAGAATGTGACTTTCTGCTGGAGTTGGCTGTTCTCGCCCGGGTTGCCGACGAACCTGAAGATGTTGCTGGTAATGCCGTCGCCGGTGGCGTTCTTGATCGTCCAGCCTAACACAGGATCGTTGAAAGTTCCGTTCACAAGCATGTCCGAAGCAGCCGTCAGCCGCGTCGTGATCTTGACCCGCGACGCCAGTCCGGGGTTGGATGTGGTATTGAGGGTCGCCCGCAGGTAGTAGACGCCCGCAGTCAGCGGTATCGGCCCGATATAGGCAGCACTGTTGAACCCGCTGTTGTCGTCGCAGGCGAGACTGTCACCGGCGGCAGCGAACGTTTCGGGAAAGATATCGAGTGTGACGTCGGGTGTCGGGCCTGCCAGCCGTCCAAATAACGACCCCTCGCTGGAGAATGAGAGACTGGCCGCTATAGGGAGGGTCAGCTTGAACCAGACCGGGTACTCCGCCGAAGCTGCATCACAGGTCGGCGCGCCGACCACCATGGCGTGATTCACGGCCAGTTCCATTTTCTTGACGGTGGTCGTCCCATTGATGATCAACGGGACGGCGTCGGCCAGACTGCCCCCTGCCGGGACTTCGGACGCCGGGATCTGAAAATTGAAGGCCACGACCAGCGATTCCGGCGGGCCTGCCGGAATCACCGGCACCCCGCTGATGCTGACCAGATAGGTGCCGCCGCTGGTGACCGGATACTTGAGCAGCGCGGCTGCGGTACCGTCGTCCTCGCAGTCGACGCTGACGATCTGATCGAGAAATGCCAGTGTCGGCACGGCCCAGACCGATACGACCGTATCGTAGTTTGAACCGGTCGTGTCGACGACCAGCGTGGCACCGGCCGGTGCTTCGATCGCATACCAGACACTTTTCTCGCCGGTCTGGCCGATACAGGCGTGCGGCTGCTCGCCCACCTGAACGGTCGCTTCGGCGGTCGCGATCGTCTCCTGAAACGGCACGAGGATTGCCTTTCGGCTGGAGATGTTGTCATTCGACGGCGGGACGCGCGGGGCGTTCTGCGCGGCGGCGGGCATGCTGAGGATGGCGGGGATAATGACTACGCAAAGCGCAAGAAACCGGCGAACGCGCATGAATTCGACTCCATAATCGAGTAACTTGCTTAACAGCAGAGCATATCACGAAACAACAGGCGCTGTACTGGTTTCCCAATACTGCGCCTGCGAACGACACGAGCGAAACGCCTAGCGTGCCGGCGGCAGAGGGAGCGGCAGGACGCTTTCTGCCTCACGGGTTGCATAGCTGAGAGTTTGGAGTTCGAAGTTATCGACAATCAGGGTCCCGCCTGTCCCTTTGAACTTGAGCGCTATCCGGATCTTGCTCAACGTTCCTTTGGGCAGAACCGTGAGGATTTCTGGAATACCGGTTTTATAAAGGAGCTCATTGCTCTTGACTGTGCGGATGGTGCCATCGGTAAAGGTGAGCTTGAGGGAGAGGATGAAGGGCAGCCCTCCGGGGTTTCCGTCCGCGGCGACCGTGTATAAAAGCGTCAGGTTATCGTCGACAGGGAGCGGCGGCGAAATGACCACCGTCTGCTGAAGCTGGCTGTTCTCGCCCGCGCCGCCGCTGAAGAAGAAGGCGTTAGTGATGAAGTCAGATACTCCGTCTCCCGTCCCGTTCTTCACTTTCCACCCCAGCAGCGGATCGCCTATATTGTCGAAACCCGGATTGACCAGCAGATTGTTCGAGCTGCCCAGACTGACGGAGATTTTGTAGCGCGAGGCGCCGACGGCGTTCGTGTTAGTGTTCACCCGGAGGGCACGGACGTAATACACCCCCGCCGCGAGAGTTGGACTCATGGATGCGGCATTTGCCCCGGTCGTTACACCGCAGGCGATATCGTCGGCAACAGAGACAAACACCTCTGGGAATATGTCGAGTGACACTTCATCTGAGAACGACCCGGCATTACTGAACAGGCTGCCGCGCGCGCTGATATGTACTTGCGTATGTATGGGTACAGTGAGTTTGAACCACGCCGGATACTGGAGGGTGTTGGCTGCACAGGCGGGGTTGGCGACGACCGGATCGTGACCCGCCCCATACTCCATGCCGCTCAAGGTGACCGTCTTGCCGAACTTGAGCGGGACGGCATGGGCCGGATCGCTGCCGGCGGGGGCCAGTGAAGCAGGCACGTCGAAGCTGAACGAGACGCTCAGCGAGTGCGGCGCACGGACAGGGACACTAGGCACTGCGCTGATGCTGACATAATAACTGCCAGCAGCGATTACCGGGTAGCGCAGCTTCGCCGCCCCCGTGCCGTCGTCTTCACAGTCGACATTTGTCAGATCTGCCGGTTCAAGCGCGACCCCGGTCTCCTGCCAGACCGACACGACTGTATCGTAATTCGACCCTATCGTGTCGACCTCCAGCGTGACGCCGGCCGGCGCATTCAGACTGTACCAGACACTCTCTTCGCCGATGCCGCCGATGCAGGGCTGCGTCTCCCCGGATTGAACCGTGGCATCGGGGATGCCCGTGACAGTCTGGCTGAACGGTGCGCTTACGATCACGGCGCCGGCAAACATGTCGTTCGAAGGTGGTACGCGCGGCTCGTTCTGCGCGGCGGTCGGCAGCGAAAACAAGAGGCACACCAATATCAAGACAATAAAGCGGAATCTGTATGGCGTGGTTGTCATTAGGGATGACCTCACTATGAGTAAGTATGGCAATTGAATAGGAAATTTCAGGTCTTGGCAAGCAATTGCTTGACAAAGTGAATACTATTCACTATAGTGTATATATATCGCATTTGAGAAAGCATGTCGCAATATGGGCCGTCGAGAGCAGTACCGCGAACAGACCCGCGAGGAAATCAAAGGCATCGCCCGGCGTCAGATGGCCGCCGGCGGCTGGCCGGCTGTCTCGCTCAATGCCATCGCCAGGGAGATGGATGTCGCCGTCTCCGGCCTTTACCGCTACTACGAAAACCGCGACGCGCTGCTGACCGCGCTGATCCTCGACGCCTTCAACGCGCAGGGCGAGGCGATGGAAGCCGCCGAAGCCGCCCATCTCCCCCGCGAAGACCTCGTCGGGCGGCTGATGGCCGCGCTGCGAGCCTACCGCCAGTGGCCGCTCGATCACCCGTCCGAGTTCGGGCTGATCTACGGCACGCCGGTCCCCGGCTATCACGCGCCGGCCGAGCTGACCGTGCCAGCGGCATCACGGGCGATGCGCGTCGTCCTCGGCGTGCTGATCGAAGCGCGCGCGCGCCGTGTGCTGGACAGGGTCCACATCCCGGAGCTTCCGCCGGTCATGGACATGGGCGTACCGGCGGACATCGCGCAGTGGGGCGTACTCGGCTGGACGCGCATCCACGGTTTTGTCACGCTTGAAGTCTTCGGCCACCTCGACAACGTCGTCCCCGACCGCGACGCATTCTACGAGGCGGAATGCCGCGCGCTGCTCGAAGCCGGAGGGATGACGCCGCCTGGATAAGCACACCCCGGCGCCTTTCCGAACCCTGTTCCACACCCGGATTTTCGAAACTTCCGCAGAAGCCCGCCCGTGATCGGGATTATTGGTGTGGAGAACGCCGGCTGCCCGATCAGGCAGCGTTACAGGAGAAACACGAACATGTCCAACACCAATACCACGCACGTCGTCTTCGGCACTGGCCCGCTCGGCAGATCAGTGATGCGCGCGCTCGTCGCTCAGGGTAAACCCGTCCGCATGGTCAACCGCAGCGGCCGGGCAGACGTCCCCTCAGGCGTCGAAGTCGTTGCCTCTGACCTCTACAACCCGGACAACGTGCGCGCCGTGACTCGGGATGCCGCGGTCGTCTACCAGACCTCGCAGCCGGGCTATACCGAATGGGTCGCCAAGTTCCCGCCGCTGATTTCCTCGATTTTGGACGGCCTGCGCGGCTCACCGGCGCGGTTGGTGCTGGGAGACAACCTGTATATGATCGACAATACCGGCGGCGCGCCCATCATGGAAAACGCCGCCAATAATGCCGTGACGCGCAAAGGCCGGGTGCGCGCTCTCTGTGCCGATATGGCGTTCACCGCGCACAAGGCCGGGTTCGTCAAGGTGGCCGCCGTGCGTGCGTCCGACTTCTATGGGCCGTATGTCCTTGACAGCGCGCTCGGCGAACGCACCTTCCCGCCGCTGCTGGCCGGCAAATCCGTCGGCGTGATCGGCAGCGCGGACATCCTGCATACCCACACCTTCATCAGCGACTTCGGCAAGGCGATCGCGCTGGTCGGCGAGCGCGACTCGGCCATGGGCCGCGCCTGGCACGTCCCGACGCCGGGGCCGATTACCACCCGCGCCTTTCTGGAGCAGGCCGCGCAGATCGCCGGAGTTCCCTTGAAACTGAGCAAAATCACCCCGCTCATGCTGCGCGCCCTCGGCCTGTTTGTAGGCACCGTGCGCGAGGTGATCGAGATGCAGTACCAGTTCAACCAGCCGTACATCGTCGATGCCAGCGACTTCATCCGCGAGTTTGGCGATATTTCCACCCCGCGCGAAACCGCGCTCAAAGCAACGCTCGACTGGTTCACGAACCATAAGTAACGCGAGTCACAGAGAACATGAGGGAGATTTAGGGCTGTGCCCCAAACCCGAGCAGGGATGCAAATCCCTACACCCTCCATTTGCCTTTAGCTTCGCTTGCGAAGCTAAAGGCCATGACGGAGTCCAGAGGGCGCAAGCCCTTTGGCGGAGGCGTGGAGGCCGCGCCTCCACAGACCATACCGGCGTACACGCTTGTATGCCGTAAACGCACCTCCCTGAAGCCCTATCCGGCGCACGGACCGGCGGCTTTTCCGCTGGCTGGGGCGCCGTTCTGTTTTATACGTAGCAACGACTTGCCGCGAAGGACTATAATGACGGGATGAGTGCCGAATCCCGCGCTGCGGTGCGCCCGCGCAAACTGGTCTGGATCACAATCACCCTGGCCGTTGCGGTCTTTGGAGCAGCCTTCCGGATGCTGTCGCCCGCACTCAGCCCTTCAGGCGTGACGCACGTCCCGGTCCTGTTCGATATTGTGTTCGGGCTGGCGGGTGGGGCGGGTCTGCTGTGGGCAGCCTTGCGGCTATGGCGCCGGCACCGGCGCGATCGGGCGGCGGCGGGGTTAGCATTGATGAGCTGGGCGGCGCTGGCCGCAGGGGTGACGCTCCGCACAGCGCTTTTCGCACAGGCCGACTATGAGCGCGGAAGGATGGCCTTCTTCGCGATGGTGGCGGCGGCGCTGGCACTTTCTGCGCTCGCAGCACTCCGGTTAAAAAGTGGCACTGACTAAAGATTATAGAGATTATTACGGCGTAGTAGAGAGATCGCAGCACATTTTCTGAGTGGGTCAAGCAGCGCGCGCCGGATACCGGCACCTGGAAACTGGATACTAAACGCGGGAGCGGGAAGATGGTTCTGCAAGAGAATGATACCACCGAACAGGTGAACCCCAAGATCGAACAGCTGCGCGCCCGGCGCGCAGCCAGCCTTGCCGGCGGCGGACCTGAACGGGTCAAACGTCAGCACGAGAGCGGCCGCAACACCGCCCGCGAACGGCTTGATATCCTGCTCGATCCGGGCAGCTTCCGCGAAATCGGCGGCTTTGTCGAGCACCGCTCGCATAATTTCGGCATGGAAAAGCAGCGCGTCCCCGGCGACTCGGTGGTCACCGGATGGGGGACGGTCAATGGCCGGCTGGTGTATGTCTACAGCCAGGACTTTACGGTCGTGGGCGGTTCGGTCAGCGAGGCGCACGCGCAGAAGATCTGCAATCTGCTGGAAATGGCGATGCGGAATGGTGCGCCAGTAATCGGCCTGAACGACAGCGGCGGCGCGCGCATCCACGAAGGTGTCGAATCGCTGGCCGGCTATGCCGATATCTTCCTGCGCAACACCAAAGCATCGGGCGTGATCCCGCAGCTCAGCGTGATCATGGGGCCGTGCGCGGGCGGCAGCGTCTATTCCCCCGCGCTGACCGACTTCATCCTGATGGTCAAGAACACCAGCTATATGTTCATCACCGGGCCGGATGTCGTGAAGCAGGTCACGCACGAAGAAGTCTCGTTTGAAGATCTGGGCGGCGCCAGCGTTCACAGCGTCAAGAGCGGTGTCTGCCACATGGTCGGCGAAAACGAGACCGAAACGCTCATGCTGCTGCGCCAGCTCCTGAGCTACATGCCGCAGAACAACATGGAAGACGCGCCCTACGTCCCCACACAGGACGACCCGCTGCGCGCCGATGCCGAACTGGACAGCATCATCCCGGACAGCCCGAACAAGCCCTACGACATCAAGGAAGTCGTCGAGCGGGTGGTCGATCGCGGGACGTTCTTCGAGATTCAGGCCGATTACGCGGCCAATATCGTGGTCGGCTTCGCGCGGCTGGGCGGCCACAGTGTAGGCGTCGTCGCCAACCAGCCTACCGTGCTGGCAGGCGTGCTGGACATCCCGGCCAGCGAAAAAGCCGCGCGGTTCATCCGCTTCTGCGACTGCTTCAATATCCCGCTGGTCACCTTCGTCGATGTGCCGGGATACCTGCCCGGAACCGACCAGGAGCACCGCGGCATCATCAGCAGCGGCGCGAAGCTGCTCTATGCCTACTGCGAGGCGACCGTGCCCAAGCTGACGGTGACGACCCGCAAAGCCTATGGCGGAGCTTACTGCGTGATGAGCAGCAAGCACATCCGCAGCGACCTCAATCTGGCCTGGCCGACGGCGGAGATCGCGGTCATGGGGCCGGAAGGCGCGGTGGAGATCATTTACCGGCGCGACCTGCAGGCGTCGGACGATCCCGTGGCGCTCAAGGCGCGTCTGGCAGCCGAATACCGCGAGAAGTTCGCCAATCCCTATATCG
This genomic window contains:
- a CDS encoding TetR/AcrR family transcriptional regulator, whose translation is MGRREQYREQTREEIKGIARRQMAAGGWPAVSLNAIAREMDVAVSGLYRYYENRDALLTALILDAFNAQGEAMEAAEAAHLPREDLVGRLMAALRAYRQWPLDHPSEFGLIYGTPVPGYHAPAELTVPAASRAMRVVLGVLIEARARRVLDRVHIPELPPVMDMGVPADIAQWGVLGWTRIHGFVTLEVFGHLDNVVPDRDAFYEAECRALLEAGGMTPPG
- a CDS encoding AAA family ATPase — protein: MTKTLLPRALALVGMPGSGKSSCALYLEQQGFFQFRFGGIVQGEVERRGWAVNPENERIVREELRATHGMAAMAVLAMPRLQAALAEHPHIVIDGLYSWSEYKLLQEELGAELIVVAITCTRSIRYARLAKRRDRPLTREEAISRDWSEIEKLEKGGPIAIADYSLSNDGTTDELIAQLVTLLSSLTFTP
- a CDS encoding PPC domain-containing protein, giving the protein MRVRRFLALCVVIIPAILSMPAAAQNAPRVPPSNDNISSRKAILVPFQETIATAEATVQVGEQPHACIGQTGEKSVWYAIEAPAGATLVVDTTGSNYDTVVSVWAVPTLAFLDQIVSVDCEDDGTAAALLKYPVTSGGTYLVSISGVPVIPAGPPESLVVAFNFQIPASEVPAGGSLADAVPLIINGTTTVKKMELAVNHAMVVGAPTCDAASAEYPVWFKLTLPIAASLSFSSEGSLFGRLAGPTPDVTLDIFPETFAAAGDSLACDDNSGFNSAAYIGPIPLTAGVYYLRATLNTTSNPGLASRVKITTRLTAASDMLVNGTFNDPVLGWTIKNATGDGITSNIFRFVGNPGENSQLQQKVTFSPALPVDDSILAKFTMVSSTPQLGQPFSISLKYAYTDGTIVIDKRSLKTFTGSHTVLTTLLKKSLKSIKLAIKFKGTTGTFELDNAALTLEGFVSREASAALPLPLPPAK
- a CDS encoding PPC domain-containing protein, whose amino-acid sequence is MTTTPYRFRFIVLILVCLLFSLPTAAQNEPRVPPSNDMFAGAVIVSAPFSQTVTGIPDATVQSGETQPCIGGIGEESVWYSLNAPAGVTLEVDTIGSNYDTVVSVWQETGVALEPADLTNVDCEDDGTGAAKLRYPVIAAGSYYVSISAVPSVPVRAPHSLSVSFSFDVPASLAPAGSDPAHAVPLKFGKTVTLSGMEYGAGHDPVVANPACAANTLQYPAWFKLTVPIHTQVHISARGSLFSNAGSFSDEVSLDIFPEVFVSVADDIACGVTTGANAASMSPTLAAGVYYVRALRVNTNTNAVGASRYKISVSLGSSNNLLVNPGFDNIGDPLLGWKVKNGTGDGVSDFITNAFFFSGGAGENSQLQQTVVISPPLPVDDNLTLLYTVAADGNPGGLPFILSLKLTFTDGTIRTVKSNELLYKTGIPEILTVLPKGTLSKIRIALKFKGTGGTLIVDNFELQTLSYATREAESVLPLPLPPAR
- a CDS encoding NmrA family NAD(P)-binding protein, which produces MSNTNTTHVVFGTGPLGRSVMRALVAQGKPVRMVNRSGRADVPSGVEVVASDLYNPDNVRAVTRDAAVVYQTSQPGYTEWVAKFPPLISSILDGLRGSPARLVLGDNLYMIDNTGGAPIMENAANNAVTRKGRVRALCADMAFTAHKAGFVKVAAVRASDFYGPYVLDSALGERTFPPLLAGKSVGVIGSADILHTHTFISDFGKAIALVGERDSAMGRAWHVPTPGPITTRAFLEQAAQIAGVPLKLSKITPLMLRALGLFVGTVREVIEMQYQFNQPYIVDASDFIREFGDISTPRETALKATLDWFTNHK
- a CDS encoding acyl-CoA carboxylase subunit beta, producing the protein MVLQENDTTEQVNPKIEQLRARRAASLAGGGPERVKRQHESGRNTARERLDILLDPGSFREIGGFVEHRSHNFGMEKQRVPGDSVVTGWGTVNGRLVYVYSQDFTVVGGSVSEAHAQKICNLLEMAMRNGAPVIGLNDSGGARIHEGVESLAGYADIFLRNTKASGVIPQLSVIMGPCAGGSVYSPALTDFILMVKNTSYMFITGPDVVKQVTHEEVSFEDLGGASVHSVKSGVCHMVGENETETLMLLRQLLSYMPQNNMEDAPYVPTQDDPLRADAELDSIIPDSPNKPYDIKEVVERVVDRGTFFEIQADYAANIVVGFARLGGHSVGVVANQPTVLAGVLDIPASEKAARFIRFCDCFNIPLVTFVDVPGYLPGTDQEHRGIISSGAKLLYAYCEATVPKLTVTTRKAYGGAYCVMSSKHIRSDLNLAWPTAEIAVMGPEGAVEIIYRRDLQASDDPVALKARLAAEYREKFANPYIAASRGFVDDVIEPRDTRARLINALGVLGNKRDENPPKKHGNIPL